gccctgtatctttcagctagttcctcgcttgccttgcattgcttgaaccaatgcttaattgatccacatcgatgacactcatcattgtggttgcctccctttaattgaggtgcacgttgcgggcgttccctaggagggttggtgccaccaccacgacccattgagccaccattacggctagggataccatgaccccctctcccacgtatggcattaccaccacgtgtatccacaccaaacttgcggtttccttcctggttagagcggttatatgggcccatacgtccctcatgtcccccattcttagggtaccgctccttgcgccctcctttgggtgcattataattcgcctcatgaacgctcttagtttcaatgggccttgaattataattcctcacgagtatgttatcatgtttctcagctacagatataacattgataagctgatgaaacctcgtgatccgtccagcattgacttcgtacggtattgctttgataccacaatggctgaaacagggaaggtggagagagttttctcaattagctcttgctctgtgacaggttgtccacaaaacctcaacatggactgtatgcgaagagcttctgaattatattcagcaacagacttgaaatcagcaaagcgcagattgttccattgaacctttaagtcagggaggagggaatcttggacattgctaaaacgctcttctagtgctacccatagctctcttgcatccttgatcgacatatactccaatctgagtgccttgtccatatggcgtcgcatcaagataactgcttgagcatgctttgtaggtgttcacacgaacacaagatccgagttaggtgcctggattatgggtaatattccctttgaagtgagatggttctcaacatcggttacccaactatggtaatccgagcctgttgagtcaagcatgggaaagtcgagtctaggttcattcgcatcctgaaaataagaagagaagatatattagtttcgaagttaaacttccacgaaaactaaaacaataagatttccgagctatgctatcaagaaatcaatttccaagaatctcttttggattagaccaaacaatgatgttttaatatggtcacaattttatgcttacggacgctcttagtccaagcattgtgaacgctcttagttcacacaaacgctcttagttcatttaattatgaacactcttagttcatacgaacactcttagttcattaagcgtgaatccccacaattccgctttgttaaatactcaaaaccatttggcaacatatattccaatatttgcagaaaataaaaggaatttaaatacaagaaagcagcaaccttaattataaaaacttacgtgattgttcttggcttgaagacacgcgtgtgttgatgcaggcgtgtagctaaattaggattgctggaatctggtcggaaattggcagttggtgggctgcccttctcccttccctttttttcttcctcctttttttctttttttttttctttccgggcccagcccttctccttctttttttttttttttctctttccgggcccagcccttctccttcttctttttttttcttcctccttttttttcttttcgggtcttctttctttcttctggttCTTCCTCTTTCTAATCTGCAAGTGGGTGAGCTTAGTCAGGCGTGGGGGCCGTGCTTGCAGGTGTAGCAGGAAGCAGGGAACGAACGCGCAGGGGTGCGCGCAAGGAACAGGCAGCGGTCTTGAGACTGGTAGGCGAGCTGGGCAGGGCTGATTGTGCGCGGGCTGTGCAGCAAGAAGTTGCAGAGCGGAGGGCTGCTGGGTAGCGTTGGCTGGCAGGGGTGCGTCGCTGGTGGGATGGCAGGAGCGCAGGGGCTTTGCGGCAGGTGCTGCAGGTCGTGTAGCAGGAAGTTACAGAGGAGCTTTCGGCAGGAGGCTGGAAGATGTGCGGGCAGCAGGCAGGAGGGCTGCAGGCTGCAGGAGGCGCGCGGCAGTGGGGGTTGCAGGCTGCGGCTGAAGGCAAACTTGCTGCAGGGAGGAGGCCGAGCTGGGGTTTTTTGTGGGCAAGGAGGGTTGTggcagattttttttgttttagggttttggggttttttttttcggctagggttagaactcgtgctgataacgcgTTGTAGGAGGatggaattgtgtgttatcattgataatatgagccctttaaatagggagttacaaggtactcaaaaaggtaatagaatctgattacaattgaatacctagaacatattcctattacaattctaaaccctagtttgtagaggcacacattatgtcgatattcTTCAACACCCCCAATTgtgtttttaaatttgttttattatagtttctagttttctttgttttctaggtTACATAAATTGAAGGTGAACCCTTGATCCTTGGCGTAGAACGATTCCTTACTTTCACTACTACAACTTGACAACaaaaagggttttaaattgCGTGTTATTTTTAGCAGAACAACAACCTGATTACATTTTGTAAGAATATATGTACAAATAACTGAATGGAAGAAGCAGAAAAATATCCTCacttcttttaataaaagaccCTCGAGGATCAACTCGATTGATCTTAAAGATGTCCTCGCTACTTCAATTAAAAAGCCATCGAGGATCAACTGATTGGAACTAAACataatatatgtatgtatatgtatatatggtgATCACAGGAATAAGAGCAAGAGGTCACCATATACAGTTATACACCAAATTTCATGATCACTCACTCTCATGCATCTCGAGAATCAAATAGATCACTGGGTCACTTTTAGCAGGCCCAAGAGATTGCTTCTGGTTCCAGAGCGGACCAGACTTCACCTCCGGCGTGTGAACTCAGATAATATATATGCCTTCTCTGCTTAGCCAAAGGTCAATAAAATGTGTTCTTCAAAGTTTTAAATCTtgtatcggaaaaaaaaaaaagtttgaaatCTGcctgtacatatatatataaacaaatacAGCAAGCTTGAGCTGGTATGCATGAGATAAGTTAACTTTTTAGGTATTGCATGCATATCCTAATAGAATTACTATAAATATTGAAAATCAAACCAATACTGTAATGACATGAAACAGGATTTAGGGAAGTTTTTACTGTAATTTATATATCAAGCTTTGTTTATCAAATTTTCTGTGATCTGGCCTTAATTTTCATcattatattttttaaatatctAGCTGCTGCATACACAAATCTCACAAAAGATAACAGAGACTAATTAGAAGGTATTAGTGGTGGATGCTGactaataaattaattaagCACCACGAAGTTATCACCAAACAGCTTCCTTAAAAGCATGGATTCATAAATTCCTATATTTCCTTTTAGTTAACTAGTGATGAATTTCAAGAACTAGGTGGCCTCTAGCCGTCGACCCTCGATTTCAATTTGATAGAGAACAAGAGACGAAACCTAGCTCTCAGAAGGAGAAAAGTGTGTGTGATCATATCATCATATCTATAAGTTAGGCTCTAAATGAAGGTAGGAAAAGGTCATTTTCCACCGGTGACTTTGAAAAGTAAAATGTGTACGTAATGCTACATACCTACGCCTGCTAAATTTGTTTACCAAATTTAAGACATAGTACTTACTGTAAACTAATTCAAAATGCCTTCATTTGCAAAGTTTAATTTAGGATGTCCAATTTAGAGATTAACCAATTGAGTATGTCTAAATCAATTCAATCGAATTAGAACTCGTACGAACATGTTAGAGTAAGCGTAACATTCGCTTATCAGCTGTCGCGCGCCTACGTTTGCTAAACTGTTCACCAAGTTCAACCACAAATCACTTGTGTGACAAATGCTGCATTGCTTGGTGATTGAATTTGGTGAAAAAGCATAGCATTTTCCCTATACTAAATCAGAATGCCTGTAAGGGTCCAGCAACGTAGAGAGGTTAACCAGCTGAGTatcatcaattgattcaatcTGAATTAGAACTCGTACGAATTTGTTAGTCTAAACAGGCCTTTTGGTAGTCGATCAATCCAATCAAAGTCAATTATTATGCTCGACAAATTCAAGTTAGGGCTGTAGGTTCGAGCAACTTATATTCAATAGTATGAAGTTGTTCGGATTCACATTAGGTTTCAGCTGGAAGCTGTTCGAATTTGCAAGATACATATGTTTCGAAAGTTAAAATTCCTATGACAagacttttaagttttaacgTTGCATCACTTTTTGTTTCCCATGCCAGACTgaggaaataaaaaattaaggtCTTTCTTCTCCTACTGTTTGATCTTATAGACAGTATGAAATAAAAAGGGTAGTTCCTAGCTACTTTTTGAATGTACAGCTAGCTAGGATTAACGCTAATTTTATTATACATGTACTAAAGCTGGTTGCACTGTTTATCATTGTTTATTACTATTTATATAACAGTGAAGTGACCGTTTTGTCCCTGGCTTTGACTGAAATTACAATTCTGCCATATCCTTTatctttatcttctttttttctttcatttttttttaagggagaacaattctgttttgtatttgtaaatttctacaaatcatGGAAAAAGTTTATTATTGTTTGCATTTGTTGCTAATCACCCATGTTGGACTGCCGTGCTCGGGGTCGCCGTTGAACGAAGAAGATGATGCTACAGAGCGCACGGTATTAGGGCCGCCGTCGGTGGCGCAGGGTAATGCAATGCAGGTCGGGATCAGTGGCTTGACTACGGGGTCAGGTTCTGAAGGTTGCAGCCATGAAGCTGCGTTCAATCCTGGGGTTTTTTTTCTATGGGCACAGtttgatcttcaagactcaTCTCCCTAGGATGATCCCGGAGCAACTCCTGTGCAATCCTACATATTTGGTGCAAAAACCACGTCGTAAGGCAAGCATTAGAGAGATAGATGAGTCTGATGGTATGGTGGAATCATTAACAGGCAAGCGTCGTTCTAGGGTTGAGGCTGAAATCACCATATCTCCAAAGAAACTCAAATTGAGTTTGGCAGTTGGTAAAAAAAATCTGGAGCCTGCTGATATGAGGCTGGTCTCACTGCCACAGAATGTTCAAGgcatggtgaagaagaagagagggaggCCGGTGGGAAGCAAAAATAAAATCCCATCTGTTACCGAGGCAAAGATGAAGGACTTGAAGGTAGATGGTATTGGGAAGCGGAAGTCTGCTAAGAAGAGTCTGTTGTCTAACCTGAATGGTGCAGATGCTACTACAAGCTCTAGTCCGAAAGGAAAGGAGCTAGTTGTGGCATAGATCTTCATTGCCTAGGGTTTCAAGCCTGTGTAGGTTGGGAGAGCTTCTATAAGTTTTTTGAGACGTTTCTAGTtacttgcttgtaccacaattgcgtgattggcaggTAGGGACTAGTTGAATGAATTCCTTTCCTTAAAAGACGAGGTAATCCTTTCTTGTATAGGCTTGCATCAAGCGAGCGCTTTTAGAACTTTAATTGTTTGCATTTTCTTAGATAGGTTGTACGGGCCGGTTGTTACTTGCCGGGGTTCTTATTTGAGGGTTCTGGCCTTTCCATGGCTATTGattctaatgatatcaatttctatttaaaaaacaaaacaaatcatattctAAATAGCGCCGATGTTTTTTAGATTGTGAATATTCAACTATTATATATGaaacttgaaaaagaaaaaaaaaatcacagcaTCGCACGGATCAATTTGCTAGTAAAATAactagtcaaaaaaaaaaaaaaaccgctaATAAAATAATCTTAGTAACATTACTTGTGAGATTAGAAAATTCATTGTCAAATTGCCAAGAGGGTAAAAAGAGAGGCGGGGGCTAGGGACCAGGAACAAAAAAGCACAACTCATGCAAACGGTGAATCTATGATTCTATAATTTAATATAAGATCAAATTAGTGAGACAAGTAATATGGGAGTGCCATCGGTATATTCAACTAGGCAGACACTAGCTTTCTCGATTTTGTCATGTGTTTCACTTCTACCAGTTACACTTGGTTAATTTCCATTAGTTTTGTATAGTATATGTACTTTAGATGTAAAAATCTCATTTTGACCTTCCTGTATATAATTTTGAACAAGCTACGGTGAGAGTtgcttcttctcttttctctggTGGGGTGTAGTCTTGGGACCCAACAGAATTGAAATTGGAGAGTTAAAAGAGGACAAAGGGTAGACCACCCCATACCGTCGATCTGATCGAAGTCATTTTTcatctcattttcattttcacacTACTGCTTACCCATACACCTCCATGTTCCTCTAGCTAAAACAATTAGCCTCTTAAATTTTCTGAAATGCTTAACTGCATTTAATGCTCATTCTCTATATCTCTATCCTCTCAATCCTTACATATACCACCACCAGTACTACTAGCGTTCTACAAACACCTTCTATCCCCCATCAAGATTTAATCAAAAAGTGCTATATAGTTTCAGTTCAATCGATCGATCTTCATATATATGTCGACCTGCACTACTTATCACTGTCCTctatatctttttcttcttcttctatgccTGCTTTCTTTGCATGCATGTAGTGCCCGGCGTCTTGCTGGGGTTGATGATCCTAACAAGTCTTCGGAAAAGCTTCACTTCACCAACAAGGTAAGTAGTGAAATATGATTTCTTGTTCTTCGTTTTCTGCTTTCATTTTGAGTTCAGATCATGAAATGCAATTGTCCAAGTTAATGACTTCATGCTTTTCTGCAGGGTACTGATGTTAACATTACAGTTGTCCCGAAAGTGAAATCTTTCTCTTCATCAAAGCCGGTTCTTGAAGTTACAGAAGGATCAGAAATCACGGTGGAGACGGAACCCGATAGCGATGATAGTACTAGAGAAGAAAGTCCTAAACGGTATCACACAAAAGCTGCCTCCAATGTGAAGAATGTCTCATCGAGAAAAAGGAAAGGATCAACCTCATCATCCTCAAGTGCTGCAGATCAGAAGTCGAAGACGAGGTCTGATCAGAAGGTTTCAGTTTCATGGCGAGTGCCGCGAAACAAACGAGGGATTCAGAAGCAACCGGGGTTTAATCTGGACTATTCACCCCCGAAGACACACCCTCCTTCTCATAACTGATCATCATCGGTCTATATTATATATgaactatatatatagatatggaTTCTGgatcctttttcttcttcttagcctggactgtattttttttctttttctgatcgATCCCCTCTTTTGCGATATTAATGGAAAACGAATACTACTCTTCAATGCATGATCCATCATTGCATGTGGAAGATATGTATGGTCAAGAACTTGTAGGGCCTTAAAGTCCTAGCTATGGTTAGTATGGTCTTCAAGTACTATAACATATGATCGATATGACTGTATAACGTAAgtgttataatatatatatcatctaGTGGCTTTTCGATCATCATCCCATTTAATGTATATCAGAGAATGCTCCTTAGTTAGCCACAAATTTATATctgcctcttcttctttcttcttctataTGAGACATCCTATTGTGCTCCATTATATGATATCATAGCGTACGTGTTTTTCCATCGTTAGAAATGTTTCTTTCACCTATTCAATTGTTAGAAACTCTTTCACATGTTAAATTTGGTTAAATTGATCTGATGCAAAAAGGGTAAGAGTAAGGCCAAGAGATATGGTCAATCAACCCTCTTAATTTATAATTGAATATGTGATCTTTCATCtgtgtttattttttttggggagATCTTTCATCTGTGTTCAACCTTCTATATATATGGGGATCACTCATCAGTACGCTCGTTAATGTGTTCATCTTACGAGGTAATTTAACATTCAATTTTCTGAAGACAACAATGAACATTAATTGGTTAAGATTATATGGCTATTTTGTGAGACTGATCCAAGACTGAGATGGCCGGTGTGGAAATATTTGTGAGATGGAGTGGTTGGTTTCCTAATTATTATGAGGGAGGCAGTTAATATAGTTTGACCCCACACTATTTAGTTAAGGGGAAGTGCTcatttaccaaaagaaattcaaaGTTTTGGGTGAAAATTGTTCTACTACATTGTTAAGATTAAATCTCAACCATCAATTGAATCATTGATCACCCAAATCATCGACCTAACTAACTCAGAACTCGGTCCGATTTGATGCATATTTAGATGAAGGGATAATTAAAAAACATAACATTACTTTTACATATGATAAAAGAACATTACGAACATATTATATTCATCTATATCATATTTGTTATTGAGTCAAGAATTGAAGTCGAGCGGTGATGAGCTCAGGGGTTGTCTCGATCACTTTCTCATAGCTAGCTAGACGTGTTCAGAACGTGATCACAAAAATAAAAGTCTAGCTACATGAATCTTAAATTCTTAATGATACCCGAGGTACTAATTTTCTTGAGGTATTATTGTAATGGCTTGCCGAGTGCATACATTTTCTTAGTGCCGTTTTGCGTGAGCTCGAATCCTTGTGTCCTTTTGAGGTCGTTGACAATGCAATGAACTTCAAATCCATGTTTAATCAAATCCCTTTGCCAAGAAAAGACAGTGAGCCTTTTTCCCTCCTAGCCTGACCTTCATTGCATTTTGTATATTGCTCGTGCAACTCTCCATCCCCAAGTCCACTTAAGCTACTTTGTTTATTACTCATCAATagtttaaaaataaaacaacttaTTATATAGAGTGGTCATTTGGCACCATTTTCCAGAGGCCTCAAGATCTAACAAGAGAGACATAAGATGCAACATTTTCAAGGGTGTCTCCAAAAAATGATAAAAACTATAAATGAAATTCAACTCGGTTTCAAAATCCCAATGAACACAAAGTTATTAACAAGTAGATATTTTTCTTATGGGGGTAATGGAGACAAACATCCCATGTATCCTTACTTCCTTAGTAGCCAAAATTCCTAACAAAGCCAACAAGAAATGCACCCAATTTGCTTCCTCCCAATGTGATCCAATGGTTCAAATTGCATTCCAGCTGATCCCCATCACATAGCCTTTGTAAAACTTCATTtccttgtttctttgttttttggtcTATTTTTATGTCTCATTCATCCCAAAGTAAGAAAAGATAGGGAAAAATGTGCATGTTCCAAGATGGGTACTTCATTTCATTTCTGTCTACCTAATAAACCAGATTTGAAGGTCCCTATACATTTTGTCTCCCAAGATTTAGTGGTGCTCACCCAGTTTAATCAATTAATTATGTACTGAAATTGATATAATATTGGTTATTAAGTTCTCATCCATGCATTCTTCTCCTTGGAGGATGGAAAGTTTTCATGTACTTTCTGAAAACTTTGAGGTAAACATCTTTCAAGAATTTACTTCACCAACTGGCAACTGGGGTGCTTGTAATGATTTTAAGATCTCAAAGATGGATTAGTATTTCCTGCTTGATATTAATTATCAGGAGAAAATCGATCTCAAGTGGGGCAATTTTGCCAACGTAGTATTTTCTACttaattaataatattttatatatatgacGAGAAATGATTGGACCGTCGGACAAATTTTGTAGTCTGATAGTCTTACCGCCTCATTAGAGATGTTCATTCTTTAATGCTCAAATCCATTGCTATAGATGAGTGCACAATCACACTGTACATTGAATCATGCATCCTGTTTTACATACATGTTTCAGTATTCAGTACACATGCAGCTAGAGTTTTAGGATTGGCCAAAACAACAACTCTGAAATAGTAGTTTCAACTTGATACAAATCCATAACTTATGTCTCACAATTCACATTTTACTGACTGAGATAAACATGATTGCCCTATCTATTTTAATTTAACTCTATGTGAATGCGAATTTTTGTATATAAGTGTAGTACTCCTGTCTGTCTAGTGGTCATGTTGGTGGAGATATCAGTAGTATTACAAAGTGAAACCTGATTCAGAAGGAGAATCAGCAATATGAACAAAGTAGGAGCAAGTGCTCAAAAATCAATTACCCAGtacaaatcaaaatccaaaacagaacatctcatcattttcatatatatagcaGTCACAATGTCACAGAACTGTGTTTCACCTCTGATAAAGTGATAAACAATCCCAAATACAACAAGGGTTGCTAGAATAAGTCCATTACATTCTCGATTACATGCACTAGAATGACAACCAGTTTTTTAAGGACGAATAGCCAGACCACGTACATCCATTGATTATGTTGTTATGTTCACAACTTATCCAGAAACCAGGATAAcaacatttattttaaaaaaaaaaaaaacagaaaaactcAATAAAAAGAATGTAGTCCGagacactatatatatatatatatatatatatatatatatatatctatcacTTAAGTAAAGGGACCATCATGGAGCTGAATTCGAACAAAGGAGGTACTAACAGAAATAACCTAGTCATATTAACTTCCACCTCATTGATTTATTGATGTCGAATGCTTCAAGCTATGTTAATAAGCATTACTTCGTTTTCTGGGAAGCCCTACGTACAGTTTTGCTGCTATTTCGCAACACCACTGGTTTGATCTTTCATCCTCATAATCCAAGACCTAACCTTGCTCCTCATTTACTATAACCTTATCAATTATGCACATCTGATGGAATGATCGATCCAGCCACTGTTTAACCTTGTCCAATTCATCAAATATGCCAAGATAATGAGATATGCCTATATGGGATTCCCAGGCTTTCATATATAAAATGTCACTAGCTAGGATTCGTTGGCATTTATATCTTACAGACGAAACTGCGTCAAcatttgtgaattttttttttttttttgggtgtgtgCTCTGCATTCATAGATCAAGGCCACATCAAAAGATAAATCTAGTTATCAAGCAGTCCAAGACCACAACAGGAAAAGAAGACAAAATTAACAGTAAAACGCCAAAAAAAGGATAGcgaaaacaaatgaaaagacCAAACTCTAGCTAAAAACCATTTCAGCAGAAAAACCACAAATGAGGACCCAAATAAAGGACCATTGGCATTTTTTCACCTTCAAGCTAAAATTCATTACTCCAAAATTTATCAACAGAAACAAACCCAATATCTCCATCGCAGTAAAATTCACATTAGCTACTGAAATTCTCAATAATCTTAACTGTTTCAGCAGTAAAAAGAGAGAGTTATTTTTTTTGTACTGGGTATTATTGTACTTTCACTACTTTAATCACCTTTCGTGATACGACGCCGTCCCCTTTATCTCCtacctcaaaatctcaaatgCTTCTCATTTTCCCGCCAAAACAACTTTCCCAACTTGAAAACGAAAATCGAAGATCGAAACTttctgaagagagagagagagagagagagagagatggaggcgGAGAAAGCAGGGGCATCGCTGGACTAGCTGATCGCCGGGTTCAACAGTCggatctcggagctccaagagCTCGTTATTGCGCGAAACAGTATGACCCGACCCGATTACTcaactttaattcaatttcaagCATATCATAGCACAGCATCCAATTAAGCTTTGAAGTGTTAACGTTGCAGTGTACCCGGCCAGCACCGTCTCCGATTTGTCGGCCGTCGATGCCGCCGTGAAGGCCATGGAGCTTCAGGTCCAGGCCATCAAGGACCGGGTTCGCGACGAAACCCTTGCCATACCCAAAGCAAAAGTAGTtccttccctctctctctctctctgagtatTTGTGgattgggctttgtttgatttctgagaaattttatgaaattttgatatatCAGTATGCTACGTCTTACAATTTTCATCATTCCGCTTCAGAAATGATCTCAAACATTAACGGAAATTAGTTCTAGTGTTGATTGTTTTTGTGGCTGCTTGGAAAGTTAATTTAAAAGTGAATTGGAAAGAATTTGATCTTCGGACTAGGAAATTTAAAGAAGCAAATTTGATCATCTGGATGTATCATAAACTGTTCAAAtgagatttttaatttttgttttcaaggTTAATGAAGGTTTTAGTTGTTAATTGGCTACTGGTTGTATAATTAGATGGTACAATGTGTTGGCAGAAACTGATCGATGAATCGCTGAAGCAGCGAAGGAAATTGAAGGATATGTCAATTTATGCCCCCAATCATGTTCCTGAAAGAATGTCGATGTTGAATTTGGATACAAATAGATGGTAATGCAACTTTCTTGGGCATCTCGTATCTACTGATGAAATGTCATTGATGTGAGTTTGAAATTTATTTGCATTTGTTTGGTACAGAGCTTATGCTGTTTCTTTGTTTCAGTTTATTTCCAGAAAGCTCTCAGCAAAACACTGGTTCTGGGACCTTCAAGCTTGAGGAGGATCctgcaccaccaccaccacccaaggtacgtctctctctatctctctctctctctcacacacacgtGTCAATTTATGGTATGTCTGTTCTGTAATCGTCTATAGCTACATGCTCTGGATACAGTATGAGGGTCACGTattctttctgtttttgttaATTTCAGGAGAAAAAGGATCGTTCCATGCCACCATTGTGGTTTGTAAGTGCTGAAGAGCTGGATTCCTTGTCATCGTGAGTAAACTTCCCTTTCTGATTCTTGTGCTATATTTGTTAAGAGAAAGTCCTGTCTTCGTTGTTTTCTTTCGGACAACAATAGCTACTAACATGGTAGTCCCTTATACTGTTATACATCTGACATGGACATAGTCACATAGGCTGTCTGATAAGAGATCTCAAAATTTAGTAATACTAACCTGGCAAAGTGATGTACATAGAGGTGGAACTTTGTGTACAATCTAGTATCGCCACTGTCAAAGTGTTAACTAGTGGAAAAAATGTATAAAATGTTGTCTCTCCGCTACTTGTAAATTATCAAGCCATCTTtaacttgttttgttttgccTCCAAAGAGGAGAAAATGATTTCTATGGCCTCAAAAGTAATGCTATATAGTAGGCTGTTGCGTTACTACTCCATGATGGGTAGGTATTGAAAAAAGAGGTCTTCTGTATCTAGCCTTGTTATTGGCATCATTTTCTTGCTCTAAGTATTACTAACTGCAGATACATGAGAGGAAGGCTTACACTAGAGAAGGTCAATGCAGCTATTAGTGACATGGCAACATATGCTGAAGCAAATTATCAGCTCATAGCTGCTCCAAAGAAGAATGTTTGTGTTTTGCCTCTCTGATTTTTGGTTTGTACATCTTTGGCACAGGTCTGATTTTGGTTATCAATTATCATGCGGGTGGCAGGGGATCGATGGGAAAAAACCTTGGTAAGTGAATTAAATCAGGTTATTGGGTCTGTTCTCAGGTCCTGAGTAAGATGTT
This portion of the Rosa chinensis cultivar Old Blush chromosome 1, RchiOBHm-V2, whole genome shotgun sequence genome encodes:
- the LOC112176603 gene encoding LOW QUALITY PROTEIN: spindle and kinetochore-associated protein 1 homolog (The sequence of the model RefSeq protein was modified relative to this genomic sequence to represent the inferred CDS: substituted 1 base at 1 genomic stop codon), producing MEAEKAGASLDXLIAGFNSRISELQELVIARNMYPASTVSDLSAVDAAVKAMELQVQAIKDRVRDETLAIPKAKKLIDESLKQRRKLKDMSIYAPNHVPERMSMLNLDTNRCLFPESSQQNTGSGTFKLEEDPAPPPPPKEKKDRSMPPLWFVSAEELDSLSSYMRGRLTLEKVNAAISDMATYAEANYQLIAAPKKNVAGDRWEKTLEIRDIAMHEAVKGKHFFLETDMKGPSLKLDNTRKAILTVLRHLGRVSETRIGHRVIILLKPH
- the LOC121051156 gene encoding root meristem growth factor 10; the protein is MSTCTTYHCPLYLFLLLLCLLSLHACSARRLAGVDDPNKSSEKLHFTNKGTDVNITVVPKVKSFSSSKPVLEVTEGSEITVETEPDSDDSTREESPKRYHTKAASNVKNVSSRKRKGSTSSSSSAADQKSKTRSDQKVSVSWRVPRNKRGIQKQPGFNLDYSPPKTHPPSHN